The Halalkalibaculum roseum genome window below encodes:
- a CDS encoding M14 family metallopeptidase: MKNLKIGLSFLVILLFFISPHIHAQDNLQSPEQYLGYELGSKWTPHYKVMNYFRYVSEQSPMVTFEQYGTTNEGRELVIVKVASEENHGRLEQIRMDNLKRAGLLDGDPATNIPIVWLSYNVHGNETSSSEAALKTLYELVRPGNATSKQWLSNTVVIMDPMINPDGRDRYVNWYTQVVGDEFNAYGDAREHHEPWPGGRTNHYYFDLNRDWAWLTQKESRQRVELYQQWMPQIHVDYHEQSYTSPYYFAPAAEPFHKAITDWQREFQYTIGRNHARYFDSNSWLYFTREVFDLFYPSYGDTYPIFNGSIGMTYEQAGGGYAGLGIIKPEGDTLTLNDRLTHHYTTGMSTVEIASQNAEKLVGEFAEYYDSALENPTGEYKSFVIKAGNNPDKMKALFDLLNKHNIEYGKAARSRNLNGYNYNTGTTERVSVSENDYVVSAFQPKSVLARVLFEPRPQLADSLTYDITTWEQHYAYGLDGYALQERIAVNQAPAPVKNVNNRVDGSPYAYLAEWKDLADLQMLSELLQNDIKLRYAEEAFAIDGISYDPGTLIITRNGNTQMGSEFDSKVQEIATRHGQQLNPVSTGFVSSGSDFGASSVEYLKAPRVALLSGEGTSSYMVGEIWHYFDRQIDYPVTLINVEDLGSISLHEYDVLIMPDGYYNDELNGPRMNEIKEWITSGGRLIAVEGANGMLAGKEGFSLKRKDADNNDEEGNDDEEEMLERYGESQRESISSSNSGSIFKLTMDNSHPLAFGYGDTYFTLKRNADAYSYLDSGWNVGVAKENAHMSGFVGYMAKEKLENTLTFGVQNMGRGSVVYIIDNPLFRAFWYNGKLLFGNAVFFN, from the coding sequence ATGAAAAATCTTAAAATCGGTTTATCTTTTTTAGTCATTCTCCTGTTTTTCATATCCCCGCATATACATGCACAGGACAATTTGCAGTCACCGGAACAGTACCTCGGTTATGAGTTGGGCAGCAAGTGGACACCTCATTACAAGGTGATGAACTATTTTAGGTACGTCTCTGAACAATCACCTATGGTAACCTTCGAGCAATATGGTACTACTAACGAAGGGAGGGAGCTGGTGATTGTAAAGGTGGCCTCGGAAGAAAATCATGGGCGGCTTGAACAAATACGTATGGATAATCTGAAGAGGGCCGGTCTGTTGGATGGAGACCCTGCCACTAATATTCCTATCGTTTGGCTCAGCTATAACGTACACGGTAATGAAACTTCCAGCAGTGAAGCGGCATTGAAAACACTGTATGAGCTGGTACGACCGGGTAATGCTACGAGCAAGCAGTGGTTGTCCAATACCGTTGTCATTATGGATCCCATGATCAATCCCGACGGGCGTGACCGATACGTGAACTGGTACACCCAAGTGGTGGGAGATGAGTTTAACGCCTATGGGGATGCCAGGGAGCATCACGAGCCGTGGCCGGGAGGAAGAACCAATCACTATTACTTCGATCTGAATCGTGACTGGGCTTGGTTAACGCAAAAAGAGAGTCGCCAGCGGGTAGAACTGTACCAACAGTGGATGCCGCAAATTCATGTTGACTACCATGAGCAGAGTTACACCTCCCCATACTACTTTGCGCCGGCTGCAGAGCCTTTTCACAAGGCCATAACCGATTGGCAGCGTGAATTTCAATATACCATCGGCAGAAATCATGCCCGTTATTTTGACAGTAACAGCTGGCTCTATTTTACCCGTGAGGTTTTTGATCTTTTCTATCCCAGCTACGGTGACACCTACCCGATTTTTAACGGATCCATCGGGATGACCTATGAACAGGCGGGCGGGGGTTATGCCGGCTTGGGCATCATCAAACCGGAAGGTGATACCTTGACGCTGAATGATCGCCTGACCCATCACTATACCACGGGCATGTCAACGGTAGAAATTGCCTCACAGAATGCGGAAAAACTGGTCGGTGAATTTGCGGAGTATTATGACAGTGCGCTCGAAAATCCAACCGGGGAATACAAAAGTTTTGTGATCAAAGCCGGCAACAATCCGGACAAGATGAAGGCCCTGTTTGACTTGCTGAACAAGCATAATATTGAGTACGGAAAAGCGGCTCGGTCACGAAATCTAAATGGTTACAACTATAATACGGGGACGACTGAGAGGGTATCGGTTTCTGAAAACGACTATGTGGTCAGTGCTTTTCAGCCCAAATCGGTATTAGCCCGGGTACTATTTGAGCCACGTCCCCAACTGGCTGATTCTCTAACCTACGATATCACAACCTGGGAACAGCATTATGCTTACGGTCTGGATGGCTATGCCTTGCAGGAGCGTATAGCAGTAAACCAGGCGCCTGCCCCGGTAAAGAATGTAAATAACCGGGTGGATGGGAGTCCGTATGCATACCTGGCAGAATGGAAGGATCTGGCTGATTTGCAAATGCTTTCCGAATTGCTACAAAACGATATCAAGTTGCGTTATGCCGAAGAGGCTTTTGCTATAGACGGCATTAGCTACGATCCCGGAACACTAATTATCACCAGAAACGGCAATACCCAAATGGGTAGCGAATTTGATTCGAAAGTGCAGGAAATTGCCACCCGTCACGGGCAACAGCTCAACCCAGTTTCAACCGGATTTGTAAGCTCCGGATCCGATTTCGGTGCTTCCTCGGTAGAGTACCTGAAGGCACCTCGTGTGGCTTTGTTATCGGGTGAGGGGACATCTTCATATATGGTCGGGGAGATCTGGCACTATTTCGATCGACAAATCGACTACCCGGTGACACTCATCAATGTAGAGGATCTGGGAAGCATTTCGTTGCATGAGTATGACGTTCTTATCATGCCTGATGGCTACTATAATGATGAGCTTAACGGGCCACGCATGAATGAAATTAAAGAGTGGATTACGAGCGGCGGACGCCTGATCGCTGTTGAGGGTGCCAACGGTATGCTGGCAGGTAAAGAAGGTTTCTCTCTCAAAAGAAAAGATGCAGATAACAACGATGAGGAAGGCAACGATGATGAAGAAGAGATGCTTGAACGGTATGGCGAGAGCCAACGAGAGAGTATCAGCTCTTCAAACAGCGGTTCTATCTTCAAGCTTACAATGGATAATTCACACCCGCTGGCTTTCGGTTATGGTGACACCTATTTCACACTGAAAAGGAATGCTGACGCCTATTCCTACCTGGATAGCGGGTGGAATGTCGGAGTGGCAAAGGAAAACGCCCACATGAGCGGCTTCGTGGGTTACATGGCTAAGGAAAAACTGGAGAATACACTTACTTTTGGCGTGCAGAATATGGGAAGGGGTTCGGTTGTCTATATTATTGACAATCCTCTGTTCCGTGCATTCTGGTACAACGGCAAACTGCTCTTCGGTAATGCAGTTTTTTTTAATTAG
- a CDS encoding nuclear transport factor 2 family protein encodes MNSATIYIDKKQYTSSNFMKLTVLLVLVLFLFQSGCTVEVQNDPPSGQKVNAMLDNWHKAAADADFERYFSHFQNDSSIFMGTDATERWTVAEFRPWSKPYFDRGSAWSFKPVERHIYFSDDGNISWFDEVLDTPNLGPSRGSGVLIDVEGEWKIAHYNLSIPIPNAIVDTVVSQVDEALKDSTEGN; translated from the coding sequence GTGAACAGTGCAACCATCTATATAGACAAGAAGCAGTACACCTCTTCAAATTTTATGAAGCTAACAGTTTTGCTTGTTTTAGTTTTATTTTTATTCCAGTCAGGTTGTACGGTGGAAGTGCAAAATGATCCGCCATCCGGACAAAAAGTAAATGCCATGCTGGATAACTGGCACAAAGCAGCAGCGGACGCCGACTTTGAAAGATATTTCAGTCACTTTCAAAACGACAGCTCAATTTTTATGGGTACTGATGCAACCGAGCGATGGACCGTGGCTGAATTCAGGCCTTGGAGCAAGCCTTATTTCGACAGGGGTTCGGCATGGAGTTTTAAACCTGTAGAACGTCATATCTATTTCTCGGACGATGGAAACATATCCTGGTTTGATGAAGTATTGGATACTCCGAATTTGGGACCTTCACGCGGAAGTGGTGTACTTATTGATGTGGAGGGTGAGTGGAAGATAGCGCATTACAATCTATCTATTCCCATTCCGAATGCCATCGTCGACACTGTAGTAAGCCAGGTTGATGAAGCTCTTAAGGATAGCACAGAAGGCAACTAA